The Impatiens glandulifera chromosome 3, dImpGla2.1, whole genome shotgun sequence genome contains a region encoding:
- the LOC124930809 gene encoding elongation factor Tu, chloroplastic-like: protein MAISPASASASSTKLTSSYSSTSPSSPCCGSTISFSNSSTSRTKSTKLILSSTTHISNPSKVLFFPSTARTPTQLLRHRRRDLTVRAARGKFERNKPHLNIGTIGHVDHGKTTLTAALTMALASLGNSAPKKYDEIDAAPEERARGITINTATVEYETENRHYAHVDCPGHADYVKNMITGAAQMDGAILVVSGADGPMPQTKEHILLAKQVGVPNMVVFLNKQDQVDDEELLQLVELEVRELLSSYEFPGDDIPIISGSALLALEALMENPKLKRGDNEWVDKIYSLMDAVDDYIPIPQRQTDLPFLMGIEDVFSITGRGTVATGRIERGTIKVGETIDIVGLKDTRSTTVTGVEMFQKILDDAMAGDNVGLLLRGIQKIDIQRGMVLAKPGTITPHVKFEAIVYVLKKEEGGRHSPFFAGYRPQFYMRTTDVTGKVTHIMNDKDEESKMVMPGDRVKIVVELIMPVACEQGMRFAIREGGKTVGAGVIQSIIE from the coding sequence ATGGCGATTTCACCCGCGTCAGCATCTGCTTCTTCAACCAAACTTACATCCTCTTACTCTTCAACTTCCCCATCTTCACCCTGCTGCGGATCCACTATTTCTTTCTCTAATTCCTCCACTTCAAGAACCAAATCAACTAAGCTAATCCTCTCTTCAACAACCCATATCTCCAATCCATCTAAAGTTTTATTCTTCCCATCCACCGCAAGAACACCCACTCAACTCCTCCGCCACCGCCGCCGCGACCTTACCGTTCGAGCCGCAAGGGGGAAATTCGAAAGAAATAAACCCCATCTCAACATAGGCACAATCGGACATGTCGACCATGGAAAGACAACTCTAACCGCTGCCTTAACCATGGCACTAGCTTCCTTAGGAAACAGTGCTCCCAAGAAGTACGATGAAATCGATGCCGCGCCGGAGGAACGGGCACGAGGTATCACTATTAATACTGCTACGGTGGAGTATGAAACGGAGAATCGTCATTACGCTCACGTTGATTGCCCTGGACATGCTGATTATGTTAAGAACATGATTACAGGTGCCGCCCAAATGGACGGTGCTATACTAGTTGTCTCAGGCGCAGATGGCCCAATGCCCCAGACTAAAGAACATATTCTTCTTGCGAAACAGGTTGGTGTTCCTAATATGGTTGTGTTTTTGAATAAACAAGATCAAGTTGATGATGAAGAGCTTTTGCAATTGGTGGAGTTAGAAGTTAGAGAGCTTTTATCTTCATATGAGTTTCCTGGAGATGATATTCCTATTATCTCTGGCTCTGCTTTACTAGCTTTAGAAGCTTTAATGGAGAATCCAAAACTCAAAAGAGGAGATAATGAATGGGTTGATAAAATCTACTCATTGATGGATGCTGTTGATGATTACATCCCAATCCCACAAAGACAAACTGATCTTCCATTCTTGATGGGAATTGAAGACGTGTTTTCCATCACCGGTAGAGGAACAGTCGCGACAGGTAGAATCGAGAGAGGCACGATTAAAGTTGGAGAAACTATAGACATTGTTGGACTGAAAGATACTCGAAGCACAACTGTTACCGGAGTTGAAATGTTCCAGAAGATTCTAGATGATGCGATGGCTGGCGATAATGTGGGTTTGTTATTGAGAGGAATTCAGAAGATTGATATTCAGAGAGGAATGGTTTTGGCTAAACCGGGGACCATAACTCCTCATGTTAAGTTTGAAGCAATTGTTTATGtattgaagaaagaagaagggggTAGGCATTCGCCTTTTTTCGCAGGTTATAGGCCTCAATTCTACATGAGGACGACGGATGTGACAGGAAAGGTTACGCATATAATGAACGATAAAGATGAGGAATCGAAGATGGTTATGCCTGGGGATCGTGTTAAGATTGTTGTGGAGCTTATAATGCCGGTTGCTTGTGAGCAAGGGATGAGGTTTGCTATTAGAGAAGGTGGTAAGACGGTTGGAGCTGGTGTTATTCAATCCATTATCGAatga